A window from Triticum aestivum cultivar Chinese Spring chromosome 6D, IWGSC CS RefSeq v2.1, whole genome shotgun sequence encodes these proteins:
- the LOC123141131 gene encoding protein Rf1, mitochondrial, whose protein sequence is MKFSAVPSLVECLTSAGHPVSSGLSSPTRSHIRHCRKEQDLPRLTRSSSSSGSSRVNQLLNKLKDYLGSGTLRPELAHQLFVELFRQTVPVSADALNVLFSALACGLPSAACNDGPALAIALFKHMARARCRQVMAPTNHTYNTLIECCHMARRPDIGLVFFGLLLKIGITADVFTFNSLLKCLCDMKQTDEALGVLLHRMPGDMPDVISYSVIIKSFCDNGRSHRALDLLRMMTKKGYDHSPNVVSYTIIIDGLIKEGELSKACALFHEMMQQGVVPDVVTYSSIIDGLCKARALDEAEVVLRQMIDSGV, encoded by the coding sequence ATGAAGTTCAGTGCAGTTCCAAGTTTGGTTGAGTGTCTGACCTCCGCCGGTCATCCAGTCTCCAGTGGTTTGTCGTCGCCGACACGCTCCCACATTCGCCACTGCAGGAAGGAGCAAGACCTCCCACGTCTGACCCGGTCGTCCTCCAGCTCCGGCTCCTCACGGGTCAACCAGCTGCTAAACAAACTCAAGGATTATCTTGGCTCTGGGACGCTCAGGCCGGAGCTCGCGCACCAACTGTTCGTCGAATTGTTTCGTCAAACCGTTCCGGTATCAGCAGACGCACTCAATGTCTTATTTTCTGCCCTCGCGTGTGGGCTGCCCTCTGCCGCCTGCAATGATGGTCCTGCCCTCGCAATCGCCCTCTTCAAACACATGGCACGAGCAAGATGCCGCCAGGTGATGGCACCCACCAATCACACTTACAACACACTAATTGAGTGCTGCCACATGGCACGCCGCCCTGACATAGGGCTCgtcttctttggcctcctcctcaaGATAGGCATCACGGCAGATGTCTTCACCTTCAACAGCTTATTGAAGTGCCTCTGTGACATGAAGCAAACAGATGAGGCTCTAGGCGTGCTGCTCCACAGGATGCCCGGCGACATGCCTGATGTCATCTCCTACTCAGTAATTATCAAGAGCTTCTGTGACAACGGGAGGAGCCACCGTGCACTTGACCTGCTCCGGATGATGACCAAAAAGGGATATGACCACTCCCCCAATGTGGTTTCATACACAATAATCATTGATGGATTAATTAAGGAGGGTGAACTAAGCAAAGCATGTGCTCTATTCCATGAAATGATGCAGCAGGGGGTTGTGCCTGATGTGGTGACGTATAGCTCCATTATCGATGGGTTGTGCAAAGCAAGAGCATTGGACGAGGCAGAGGTGGTCCTTCGACAAATGATTGATAGCGGTGTTTGA